Proteins from a single region of Hordeum vulgare subsp. vulgare chromosome 6H, MorexV3_pseudomolecules_assembly, whole genome shotgun sequence:
- the LOC123401061 gene encoding uncharacterized protein LOC123401061 has protein sequence MLVGWLLNSVVPSIGRTVEGLSTSAEIWKTLSIQYSGKGNFMLIAQIEGKISRLRQGDDMSVMAYVAELQALWAEQDNCDPLELYDAACIESGRKWIARRRVLKLLEGLRGCFHERGASLLHQPLLPTIEETNAAMSQEEVRLSLEHADVKVVPALTFAVTERMEWKDPNKCHICREVGPTRGRGRGYNRGGTGRGRQARGRGVYIGTSGGQPSWGRGGHSGNPGGQSAHMVVEGDTVKSKGEAVDESTYGEFAHWASTDEGAPDEPDGWDWHQV, from the exons ATGCTCGTTGGCTGGTTGTTGAACTCAGTGGTGCCCTCAATTGGACGCACTGTGGAGGGACTATCCACGTCCGCTGAGATATGGAAGACCCTCTCCATCCAATACTCAGGCAAGGGTAATTTCATGCTAATCGCTCAGATTGAGGGGAAGATCAGTCGGTTGCGCCAAGGTGACGACATGTCAGTGATGGCCTATGTGGCAGAGCTGCAGGCTTTGTGGGCAGAGCAAGATAATTGTGATCCTTTGGAACTATATGATGCAGCTTGTATCGAGTCAGGGCGCAAGTGGATTGCACGCAGGCGTGTGCTGAAACTGTTGGAAGGGCTCAGAGGTTGCTTTCATGAAAGGGGGGCATCCTTGTTGCACCAACCTCTCCTGCCAACTATTGAGGAGACCAATGCAGCAATGTCTCAAGAGGAGGTGAGGCTATCTCTTGAGCATGCAGACGTGAAGGTTGTGCCGGCTTTGACATTTGCAGTCACTGAGCGCATGGAGTGGAAAGATCCTAACAAATGTCATATCTGTAGGGAGGTAGGTCCAACTCGTGGCAGAGGCAGGGGATACAACAGAGGAGGAACTGGCAGAGGCAGGCAGGCTAGAGGCAGAGGTGTATACATAGGGACCTCAGGGGGTCAACCTTCTTGGGGCAGAGGTGGCCACTCAGGAAACCCAGGGGGGCAGAGTGCACATATGGTAGTTGAAGGGGACACTGTGAAATCAAAGGGCGAGGCAGTTGACGAATCTACCTATGGAGAATTTGCTCATTGGGCCTCCACTGATGAAG GAGCGCCAGACGAGCCAGACGGTTGGGACTGGCACCAGGTGTAA